The following are encoded together in the Luteolibacter rhizosphaerae genome:
- a CDS encoding elongation factor P, with amino-acid sequence MASTPVINLRKGHAVRHNNDVCVVISHELKTPPRMASYVVMSIRSVATKKVANLRLTSNDSMESVLLERIPHEYSYKDSSGYHFLHNETYDDVAVHDDIIDTVRNYLIEGNTYTLLFADGLVADIELPPSMEMIVAESPEGVKGDSANNAYKSATMETGLVVQVPLFINPGEKLIIKTEDASYISRA; translated from the coding sequence ATGGCCAGCACGCCCGTCATCAACCTCCGCAAGGGACACGCCGTCCGTCACAACAACGACGTTTGCGTCGTGATCTCCCACGAACTCAAGACGCCCCCACGCATGGCGTCCTACGTGGTGATGTCGATCCGCAGCGTCGCGACCAAGAAGGTCGCGAACCTTCGCCTCACCTCGAACGACTCGATGGAGTCCGTTCTTCTGGAGCGCATCCCGCACGAGTATTCCTATAAGGACTCCAGCGGTTACCATTTCCTGCACAACGAGACCTACGACGATGTGGCCGTCCACGACGACATCATCGACACCGTTCGAAACTATCTGATCGAGGGCAATACCTACACCCTTCTCTTCGCTGACGGTCTGGTGGCCGACATCGAGTTGCCGCCTTCGATGGAGATGATCGTGGCCGAATCACCGGAAGGTGTTAAGGGTGACTCTGCGAACAACGCTTACAAGTCCGCCACTATGGAAACCGGCCTTGTGGTGCAAGTCCCGCTCTTCATCAACCCGGGCGAAAAGCTGATCATCAAAACGGAAGATGCGTCCTACATCAGCCGCGCTTAG